The following coding sequences lie in one Amycolatopsis cihanbeyliensis genomic window:
- a CDS encoding circularly permuted type 2 ATP-grasp protein: MNANTALKLPPAGRRARRARARTNGRPGAQFHGYLEPQRPYPGAYDEMFAPDGTVRTPYRALYESISALAANDLDARAEALDRAMVDQGITFSLSGQERPFPLDLVPRVVAAAEWTKIERGVTQRVRALEAFLADIYGDAQVLADRVLPRRLITSCAHFQREAFGVNPPNGVRIHVAGIDLVRDEEGTFRVLEDNLRNPSGVSYVMENRRTMTRVFPDLFAKHRVRPVGDYATHLLRALRAAAAPNVADPMVVVLTPGVYNSAYFEHSLLARQMGVELVEGRDMFCRDNIVYVRTTEGEQQVDVIYRRIDDEFLDPVHYRPDSVLGVAGVLNAARAGNVVIANAVGNGVGDDKLVHTYVPEMIRYYLDEKPILPNVDTYRCWLPDELEQVLDRMGELVIKPVEGSGGYGIVFGPDASPAELAAVRRRLRANGRGWIAQPVVQLSTVPSKVGDRLAPRHVDLRPFAVNDGKEIFVLPGGLSRVALPEGSLVVNSSQGGGSKDTWVLAARSSTAERELASPSLAEASTVDGLAVEQGPELSTAQLEQQQQ; the protein is encoded by the coding sequence ATGAACGCCAACACCGCGCTCAAGCTGCCGCCGGCGGGCCGCCGCGCCCGGCGGGCCAGGGCCAGGACGAACGGCCGCCCCGGGGCACAGTTCCACGGCTACCTCGAGCCGCAGCGCCCGTATCCCGGCGCGTACGACGAGATGTTCGCGCCGGACGGGACCGTTCGAACCCCCTACCGTGCGCTGTACGAATCGATCTCGGCGCTGGCCGCGAACGATCTGGACGCGCGGGCCGAGGCGCTGGATCGGGCGATGGTGGACCAGGGCATCACCTTCTCGCTGTCCGGTCAGGAACGACCCTTCCCGCTGGACCTGGTGCCACGGGTGGTGGCCGCCGCGGAGTGGACGAAGATCGAACGCGGCGTCACCCAGCGGGTGCGCGCGCTGGAGGCCTTCCTCGCCGACATCTACGGGGACGCCCAGGTCCTCGCCGACCGGGTGCTGCCGCGCAGGCTGATCACCTCCTGCGCGCACTTCCAGCGGGAGGCCTTCGGGGTCAACCCGCCGAACGGGGTGCGCATCCACGTGGCCGGGATCGACCTGGTGCGGGACGAGGAGGGCACCTTCCGGGTGCTGGAGGACAACCTGCGCAACCCGTCCGGGGTGTCCTACGTGATGGAGAACCGGCGGACGATGACCAGGGTGTTCCCCGACCTGTTCGCCAAGCACCGCGTGCGCCCGGTCGGCGACTACGCCACCCACCTGCTGCGCGCGCTGCGGGCGGCGGCCGCGCCGAACGTGGCCGATCCGATGGTCGTGGTGCTCACCCCGGGGGTCTACAACTCGGCCTACTTCGAGCACTCGCTGCTGGCCAGGCAGATGGGCGTGGAGCTGGTCGAGGGCAGGGACATGTTCTGCCGGGACAACATCGTCTACGTGCGCACCACCGAGGGCGAGCAGCAGGTGGACGTGATCTACCGGCGGATCGACGACGAGTTCCTGGACCCGGTGCACTACCGGCCGGACTCGGTACTCGGCGTGGCCGGGGTGCTGAACGCCGCCCGCGCGGGCAACGTGGTGATCGCCAACGCGGTGGGCAACGGGGTCGGCGACGACAAGCTGGTGCACACCTACGTGCCGGAGATGATCCGCTACTACCTTGACGAGAAGCCGATCCTGCCCAATGTGGACACCTACCGCTGCTGGCTGCCGGACGAGCTGGAGCAGGTGCTCGACCGGATGGGCGAGCTGGTGATCAAGCCGGTGGAGGGCTCCGGCGGGTACGGCATCGTGTTCGGCCCGGACGCCTCGCCCGCCGAGCTGGCCGCGGTGCGGCGCAGGCTCAGGGCCAACGGGCGGGGCTGGATCGCGCAACCGGTGGTGCAGCTTTCCACCGTTCCGTCCAAGGTGGGCGACCGGCTGGCGCCACGGCACGTCGACCTGCGGCCGTTCGCGGTCAACGACGGCAAGGAGATCTTCGTGCTGCCCGGCGGCCTGAGCAGGGTCGCGCTGCCGGAGGGCAGCCTGGTGGTGAACTCCTCGCAGGGCGGCGGCTCCAAGGACACCTGGGTGCTGGCGGCCCGCTCCTCCACGGCCGAACGCGAGCTGGCTTCGCCCTCGCTTGCCGAGGCATCTACTGTGGACGGTCTGGCCGTGGAGCAGGGACCCGAGCTCAGCACCGCGCAACTGGAGCAGCAACAGCAGTGA
- a CDS encoding alpha-E domain-containing protein, whose translation MLARNAESLYWIGRYVERADDTARILNVSVHQLLEDVSVDSDHASRQLLTVLGIPPEGKGELDVWKLTELVAYAKDNPSSIVGSINAARENTRGAREVVSTELWECLNATWNAVPERQRYARRVGPHSFLSFVEERAAMFAGLADSTMSRDDGWMFLVLGRSVERADMVVRLLLSRVQDKASSPGWITVLRSAGAQDTFLRTYRGALDAGRVVQFLLRDTLFPRSVFYALRQAEDCVDQLDPTLNSRGNDKAEALRLLGRARSELEFLRPSDLLEELPRRLTALQETIREVGEAVSVQYFHSAPWVAWRGAEVSL comes from the coding sequence ATGCTGGCACGCAACGCCGAGTCGTTGTACTGGATCGGCCGGTATGTCGAGCGCGCGGACGACACGGCCCGCATCCTCAACGTGTCGGTGCACCAGCTCCTCGAGGACGTCAGCGTGGACTCCGACCATGCCAGCCGCCAACTGCTCACGGTGCTCGGCATCCCGCCGGAGGGCAAGGGCGAGCTGGACGTGTGGAAGCTGACCGAGCTGGTCGCCTACGCCAAGGACAACCCGAGCTCGATCGTCGGTTCGATCAACGCGGCGCGGGAGAACACCCGCGGCGCCCGCGAGGTGGTCTCCACCGAGCTGTGGGAGTGCCTGAACGCGACCTGGAACGCGGTGCCGGAGCGGCAGCGCTACGCCCGCAGGGTGGGACCCCACTCCTTTCTGTCCTTTGTGGAGGAGCGGGCCGCGATGTTCGCCGGGCTCGCCGACTCGACGATGAGCAGGGACGACGGCTGGATGTTCCTGGTACTCGGCCGCTCGGTGGAGCGCGCGGACATGGTGGTGCGGCTGCTGCTGTCCAGGGTGCAGGACAAGGCGTCCTCCCCTGGCTGGATCACCGTGCTGCGCTCGGCCGGTGCGCAGGACACCTTCCTGCGCACCTACCGTGGTGCGCTGGACGCCGGCCGGGTGGTGCAGTTCCTGCTGCGGGACACGCTGTTCCCGCGGTCGGTGTTCTACGCGCTGCGGCAGGCGGAGGACTGCGTCGACCAGCTCGACCCGACGCTGAACTCGCGCGGCAACGACAAGGCCGAGGCGCTGCGGCTGCTCGGCAGGGCACGCAGCGAGCTGGAGTTCCTGCGACCATCGGACCTGCTGGAGGAGTTGCCCCGGCGGCTGACCGCGCTGCAGGAGACGATCCGGGAAGTGGGGGAGGCGGTGTCGGTGCAGTACTTCCACTCGGCCCCGTGGGTAGCCTGGCGCGGAGCGGAGGTGTCCTTGTGA
- a CDS encoding transglutaminase family protein, with product MSESESWQLRVVHSTGYHYNSPATQSYNEARLTPRSDRRQNVLATRIETTPATRAYRYTDYWGTEVTSFDLHAPHTEFTVLATSVVETAGAAEPIREASWRDLRSERVVDEHTEYLQPTKYTPHDRELAKVARKLRKDRDPADTVFAVCGWVREQLTYRPGSTGVHSTATDAWRAREGVCQDYAHVTLVMLRAIGIPARYVSGYLHTRPSAELGETVEGESHAWVDVWTGGWWAHDPTNAIPVGPRHVWVATGRDYADVPPLKGIFTGGKGSHLDVSVQLTRMA from the coding sequence ATGAGCGAGTCGGAAAGCTGGCAGCTACGCGTGGTGCACAGCACCGGCTACCACTACAACTCCCCGGCCACCCAGTCGTACAACGAGGCACGGCTGACCCCGCGCTCGGACCGCAGGCAGAACGTGCTCGCCACCCGGATCGAGACCACGCCCGCCACCAGGGCCTACCGCTACACCGACTACTGGGGCACCGAGGTCACCTCCTTCGACCTGCACGCCCCGCACACCGAGTTCACCGTGCTGGCGACCTCGGTGGTGGAGACGGCGGGAGCCGCCGAGCCGATCCGCGAGGCGAGCTGGCGGGATCTGCGCTCGGAACGGGTGGTGGACGAGCACACCGAGTACCTGCAGCCGACCAAGTACACCCCGCACGACCGGGAGCTGGCGAAGGTGGCCCGCAAGCTGCGCAAGGACCGGGATCCCGCGGACACCGTGTTCGCGGTCTGCGGGTGGGTACGCGAGCAGCTGACCTACCGGCCCGGCAGCACCGGCGTGCACAGCACCGCCACCGACGCCTGGCGGGCACGGGAGGGCGTCTGCCAGGACTACGCGCACGTGACCCTGGTGATGTTGCGGGCGATCGGGATCCCGGCCCGGTACGTGTCGGGATACCTGCACACCCGACCCTCGGCGGAGCTCGGCGAGACCGTGGAGGGGGAGAGCCACGCCTGGGTGGACGTGTGGACCGGCGGTTGGTGGGCACACGACCCGACGAACGCGATCCCGGTCGGGCCACGGCATGTCTGGGTGGCCACCGGAAGGGACTACGCCGACGTCCCGCCGCTGAAGGGCATCTTCACCGGCGGCAAGGGCTCCCACCTCGACGTCTCGGTCCAGCTAACCCGCATGGCCTGA
- a CDS encoding FecCD family ABC transporter permease — MNRRTDLRIGTRPIVVVGCLVLVTVVLVVLSIGTGDYALTPAEVLRTLAGRGGRFDYLVVTEQRLPRVLVAVLVGVALALAGTVFQVLTRNPLGSPDIIGFTAGSATGGVVTILVLGAGAGAVSLGALGGGLGTALLVSLLCGRRGLLGDKLVLIGIGVSTVLVGLNSYLLTRVTIGDAAQATTWMVGNLAGRGWDHLLPLAIAVVLLAPAVFCYGRPLRMLEMGDPLAVGIGVDVDRVRPLLFGLAVALTAVATASAGPVPFVALAAPQLARRLTRLPGPNLLPSAVMGAALMVAADYLGQRLLESSLLPVGVVTAALGGGYLAWLLLLQRRPRRP, encoded by the coding sequence ATGAACCGCCGGACGGACCTGCGGATCGGGACCCGGCCGATCGTGGTGGTCGGCTGCCTCGTCCTGGTCACCGTGGTGCTGGTGGTGCTGTCCATCGGTACCGGGGACTACGCGCTCACCCCGGCCGAGGTGCTGCGCACCCTCGCTGGGCGGGGCGGAAGGTTCGACTACCTGGTGGTCACCGAGCAGCGGTTGCCGCGGGTGCTGGTCGCCGTGCTGGTCGGGGTCGCGCTCGCGCTGGCCGGGACGGTGTTCCAGGTGCTGACCCGCAACCCGCTCGGCAGCCCGGACATCATCGGGTTCACCGCCGGATCGGCGACCGGTGGCGTGGTGACCATCCTGGTGCTCGGCGCGGGCGCAGGCGCGGTGTCCCTCGGCGCGCTGGGCGGTGGGCTGGGCACCGCGTTGCTGGTGTCGTTGCTGTGCGGCCGCCGCGGGTTGCTCGGCGACAAGCTGGTGCTGATCGGCATCGGGGTGAGCACCGTGCTGGTCGGGCTGAACTCCTACCTGCTGACCAGGGTGACCATCGGGGACGCGGCGCAGGCGACCACCTGGATGGTCGGCAACCTGGCCGGCCGCGGCTGGGACCATCTGCTGCCGCTGGCGATCGCGGTGGTCCTGCTGGCTCCGGCGGTGTTCTGCTACGGCCGCCCGCTGCGCATGCTGGAGATGGGTGATCCGCTCGCGGTCGGCATCGGGGTGGATGTCGACCGGGTGCGGCCGCTGCTGTTCGGCCTCGCGGTGGCGCTGACCGCCGTGGCGACGGCGAGCGCGGGCCCGGTCCCGTTCGTCGCGCTCGCCGCGCCCCAGCTCGCCCGCCGGCTGACCCGGCTACCCGGGCCGAACCTGCTGCCCTCGGCGGTCATGGGTGCCGCGCTGATGGTCGCCGCCGACTACCTCGGGCAGCGGCTGCTGGAGTCCTCGCTGCTGCCGGTCGGCGTGGTCACCGCCGCGCTCGGCGGCGGTTACCTTGCCTGGCTCCTGCTGCTCCAGCGCCGCCCCCGGAGGCCCTGA
- a CDS encoding FecCD family ABC transporter permease, producing MVTITSPPERDLRTLRPLVLLGALVALLVVALLSVAFGSNQLSLGAVLHALFAYEGTFEDVVVRDTRVPRTLLGIAVGMALGLAGALMQSITRNPIADPGFLGINHGAAVAIVFALAAFGVTEPAGLIWFAFAGALVATALVYAIGGGRGASSPMRLALAGVAVQASFVGINQAMQLINTHSLDKMRFWLVGSLANRDVDALTVLLPFFVAGVVLALLLGRSLNALALGEDTAHGLGTNPLLVRSVGLLAVGLLCGAATAACGPIAFVGLMVPQLVRGLVGQDERWVLGLSVLVAPVLLLGCDVLGRVLGSPGELQVGIVTDVLGGIVLVWLVRRLRVVGR from the coding sequence ATGGTGACGATCACCTCGCCGCCCGAGCGCGACCTGCGGACCCTGCGGCCACTGGTGTTGCTCGGCGCGCTCGTCGCCCTGCTGGTGGTGGCGCTGCTGTCCGTCGCGTTCGGCTCCAACCAGCTCTCCCTCGGTGCCGTGCTGCACGCGCTGTTCGCCTACGAGGGAACCTTCGAGGACGTCGTGGTCAGGGACACCCGGGTGCCCCGCACGCTGCTCGGGATCGCGGTGGGCATGGCGCTGGGCCTCGCCGGCGCGTTGATGCAGTCGATCACCCGCAACCCGATCGCTGATCCCGGGTTCCTCGGCATCAACCACGGGGCCGCGGTGGCGATCGTGTTCGCGCTGGCCGCGTTCGGCGTCACCGAGCCGGCCGGGCTGATCTGGTTCGCCTTCGCCGGGGCGCTGGTGGCCACCGCGCTGGTGTATGCCATCGGCGGCGGGCGGGGCGCGAGCAGCCCGATGCGGCTGGCGCTGGCCGGGGTAGCGGTGCAGGCGAGCTTCGTCGGGATCAACCAGGCCATGCAGCTGATCAACACGCATTCGCTGGACAAGATGCGGTTCTGGCTGGTCGGCTCGCTGGCCAACCGGGATGTCGACGCGCTGACCGTGCTGCTGCCGTTCTTCGTGGCCGGTGTCGTGCTCGCCCTGCTGCTCGGCCGCTCGCTGAACGCGCTCGCGCTGGGTGAGGACACCGCGCACGGCCTCGGCACCAACCCGCTGCTGGTGCGCTCGGTGGGGCTGCTCGCGGTCGGCCTGCTGTGCGGGGCCGCCACCGCGGCCTGCGGGCCGATCGCCTTCGTCGGGCTGATGGTGCCGCAGCTGGTGCGCGGGCTGGTCGGCCAGGACGAGCGGTGGGTACTCGGCCTCTCCGTGCTGGTCGCGCCGGTGTTGCTGCTCGGCTGCGACGTACTCGGTCGGGTGCTCGGCAGCCCCGGCGAGCTGCAGGTCGGCATCGTCACCGACGTCCTCGGCGGCATCGTGCTGGTGTGGCTCGTCCGGCGGCTGCGGGTGGTGGGCCGATGA
- a CDS encoding ABC transporter substrate-binding protein, with amino-acid sequence MRSLNALSRRGFLTGVAALGASTALASCGYREDGGTEGTGAGTTWRYTDGRGRVLDGPRPERIVAQVAAAAALWEFGLRPVGIFGPSRLPDGSPDPEVGQVDLDTVTSLGNVWGEFNYDAYIELRPDLLVSIMYTEDSLWYVPEEQADQVEKAAPTVGVDVGFVSMLDGIAKFRELATALGADVDAEPVREARAGFEEVDARFEAAVDALGDQRVLLVSATQDNLYVGKAAGFPAAKHFTERGMTVVEPEQTTDGDYWEALSWENAGKYEADVILYDNRAENLQRTELAGFPTWNQLPAVQAGRITGWNPAVPFSYHSFASQLTSITDALGRMA; translated from the coding sequence ATGCGGTCCCTCAACGCCCTCAGCCGCCGCGGGTTCCTGACCGGGGTCGCCGCGCTCGGCGCATCCACGGCGCTGGCCTCCTGCGGCTACCGCGAGGACGGCGGCACCGAAGGCACCGGAGCGGGCACGACCTGGCGATACACCGACGGCAGGGGCCGGGTGCTGGACGGCCCGCGGCCGGAGCGGATCGTCGCACAGGTGGCCGCGGCCGCCGCGCTGTGGGAGTTCGGGCTGCGCCCGGTCGGCATCTTCGGCCCCTCCCGGCTGCCCGACGGCAGCCCGGATCCCGAGGTCGGGCAGGTGGACCTGGACACGGTCACCTCCCTGGGCAACGTCTGGGGCGAGTTCAACTACGACGCCTACATCGAGCTTCGCCCCGACCTGCTGGTCAGCATCATGTATACCGAGGACTCGCTGTGGTACGTGCCAGAGGAGCAGGCCGACCAGGTGGAGAAGGCGGCGCCCACGGTGGGGGTGGACGTGGGTTTCGTCTCGATGCTGGACGGGATCGCGAAGTTCCGGGAACTGGCCACGGCGCTCGGCGCCGATGTCGACGCGGAGCCGGTACGCGAGGCGCGTGCCGGGTTCGAGGAGGTCGACGCGAGGTTCGAGGCCGCGGTCGACGCGCTCGGGGACCAGCGGGTGCTGCTGGTCTCGGCCACCCAGGACAACCTGTACGTCGGCAAGGCGGCGGGCTTCCCCGCGGCGAAGCACTTCACCGAGCGTGGGATGACCGTCGTGGAGCCGGAGCAGACCACCGACGGCGACTACTGGGAGGCGCTGAGCTGGGAGAACGCCGGGAAGTACGAGGCGGACGTGATCCTGTACGACAACCGCGCGGAGAACCTGCAGCGCACGGAACTCGCCGGGTTCCCGACCTGGAACCAGCTACCCGCGGTACAGGCGGGCCGGATCACCGGCTGGAACCCCGCGGTCCCCTTCAGCTACCACTCCTTCGCCTCCCAGCTCACCTCCATCACCGACGCGCTCGGCCGGATGGCCTGA
- a CDS encoding M20/M25/M40 family metallo-hydrolase, producing the protein MVFVEQNSIRDTVRGLWSDDILPSLRDLVEIPALSPLFDSEWQQSGHLEAAVEHVRDWLTARRFPGATVEVVRLPGRTPLLVLDVPATGDVSPDAGTVLLYGHLDKQPPVGGWSAGLGPWTPVVRDGRLYGRGSADDGYAGYAAAAALSAVHAAGGSHARAVVLLETGEESGSPDLPAYLEHLEEKLGRVTFVVCLDSGGNDYERMWLTTSLRGMVRLDATVRVLDSAQHSGLAGGVVPSSFRILRRLLERIEDAETGQLLLPEFNVEIPENRRAETVATARVAPGATAKAFPLAGGMRPMAEDDVELLLNNGWRPTLSVIGASGLPDPAEAGNVLRDATTLALSFRLPPTADSAAALNAVRKVLTTDVPYGATVELSGVERADGWNAPEAAPWFAGALEQVSDKVFGAPWRSVGLGGSIPFMGLLGEKYPEAQFLVTGALGADSNAHVPDEWLHLDQAQRVTEAVAHILHAHAHG; encoded by the coding sequence ATGGTCTTCGTGGAGCAGAACTCGATACGCGACACCGTGCGTGGGCTGTGGTCGGACGACATCCTCCCCAGCCTGCGCGATCTGGTGGAAATTCCCGCCCTTTCCCCGCTTTTCGACAGCGAGTGGCAGCAGTCCGGTCACCTGGAGGCCGCTGTCGAGCACGTCCGCGACTGGCTCACCGCGCGGCGGTTCCCCGGTGCGACCGTCGAGGTGGTCCGGCTACCGGGGCGCACGCCGTTGCTGGTGCTGGACGTGCCGGCGACCGGTGACGTGTCCCCGGACGCGGGCACCGTGCTGCTGTACGGGCACCTGGACAAGCAGCCGCCGGTCGGCGGCTGGTCCGCGGGGCTGGGGCCGTGGACCCCGGTGGTCCGGGACGGCAGGCTGTACGGGCGCGGATCCGCGGACGACGGTTACGCGGGCTATGCCGCTGCCGCCGCGCTGTCCGCGGTGCACGCCGCGGGCGGCAGCCACGCGCGGGCCGTGGTGCTGCTGGAGACCGGCGAGGAGTCCGGCAGCCCGGACCTGCCCGCGTACCTCGAGCATCTCGAGGAGAAGCTGGGCCGGGTGACCTTCGTGGTCTGCCTGGACTCCGGCGGCAACGACTACGAGCGGATGTGGCTGACCACCAGCCTGCGCGGCATGGTGCGGCTGGACGCCACCGTCCGGGTGCTCGACTCGGCGCAACACTCCGGGTTGGCCGGCGGCGTGGTGCCCAGCTCGTTCCGGATCCTGCGCCGGTTGCTCGAGCGCATAGAGGACGCCGAGACCGGGCAGCTCCTGCTGCCGGAGTTCAACGTCGAGATCCCGGAGAACCGGCGCGCGGAGACCGTGGCGACCGCGCGGGTCGCGCCCGGCGCCACCGCGAAGGCGTTCCCGCTGGCCGGCGGCATGCGCCCGATGGCGGAGGACGACGTGGAGCTGCTGCTGAACAACGGCTGGCGGCCGACGCTCTCGGTGATCGGGGCCTCCGGCCTGCCCGACCCCGCCGAGGCCGGCAACGTGCTGCGCGACGCGACCACGCTGGCGTTGAGCTTCCGGCTGCCGCCGACCGCCGACTCGGCCGCCGCGCTGAACGCCGTGCGGAAGGTGCTGACCACGGACGTGCCGTACGGCGCGACCGTCGAGCTGTCCGGCGTCGAGCGGGCGGACGGCTGGAACGCGCCGGAGGCCGCGCCCTGGTTCGCCGGCGCGCTGGAGCAGGTCAGCGACAAGGTGTTCGGCGCGCCATGGCGCAGCGTCGGGCTCGGCGGCTCGATCCCGTTCATGGGCCTGCTCGGCGAGAAGTACCCGGAGGCACAGTTCCTGGTCACCGGCGCGCTCGGGGCCGACTCGAACGCGCACGTCCCGGACGAGTGGCTGCACCTGGACCAGGCCCAGCGCGTCACCGAGGCCGTCGCCCACATCCTGCACGCCCACGCCCACGGCTGA
- a CDS encoding ABC transporter ATP-binding protein, which produces MLSVKNLEVVYSDVVLVLRGLSIEVPSGEIVALLGANGAGKTTLLRAITGLLAPHRGKITKGTVHLADRDITGADPAAVVRGGIAQVMEGRRVFAEITVDENLRTGAYTRRSRAEVRESYQRVLDLFPVLGQRRRAIAGYLSGGEQQMLAIGRALMAAPRLLLLDEPSLGLAPRLVEQVRDIIVQINEQGTSVLLVEQNAMMALSIADSGYVLETGRVVRDGPAVELRADEDIREFYLGASATRTRRSFAEVKSYRRRKRWSA; this is translated from the coding sequence ATGCTGTCGGTGAAGAACCTCGAGGTCGTCTACTCCGACGTCGTCCTCGTGCTGCGCGGGCTGAGTATCGAGGTGCCTTCCGGGGAGATCGTGGCGCTGCTCGGCGCGAACGGGGCGGGCAAGACCACGCTGCTGCGGGCGATCACCGGGCTGCTGGCACCGCACCGCGGCAAGATCACCAAGGGCACGGTGCACCTCGCGGACCGGGACATCACCGGCGCTGATCCGGCCGCGGTGGTGCGCGGCGGCATCGCGCAGGTGATGGAGGGCAGGCGGGTCTTCGCCGAGATCACCGTGGACGAGAACCTGCGCACCGGCGCCTACACCCGGCGTTCCCGCGCGGAGGTGCGTGAGTCCTACCAGCGCGTGCTCGATCTCTTCCCGGTACTCGGGCAGCGGCGCCGCGCGATCGCCGGTTACCTCTCCGGCGGGGAGCAGCAGATGCTCGCGATCGGCAGGGCACTGATGGCGGCGCCGCGGTTGCTGCTGCTGGACGAACCCTCGCTCGGTCTCGCGCCCAGGCTGGTCGAGCAGGTGCGGGACATCATCGTGCAGATCAACGAGCAGGGCACCAGCGTGCTGCTGGTCGAGCAGAACGCGATGATGGCACTGTCCATTGCGGACTCCGGGTATGTGCTGGAGACCGGCAGGGTGGTCCGCGACGGGCCCGCCGTCGAGCTGCGCGCCGACGAGGACATCCGCGAGTTCTACCTCGGCGCGAGCGCGACGCGGACGCGACGCTCCTTCGCCGAGGTGAAGAGCTACCGCAGGAGGAAGCGATGGAGCGCGTGA
- a CDS encoding ABC transporter ATP-binding protein encodes MERVTAEGPLLEARELTLRFGGVTALDGVSFEVARGELFAVIGPNGAGKTSIFNCLGGVYRPQHGTITLEGNGLTGRAPAAVAAMGVARTFQNLGLFRHLTLIDNLMLGRHHLMRTGFVSGMVWWGKAKREEISHRAAVEEIVELLELEPYRSTPAGLLPYGVAKRAELGRALAMEPKLLLLDEPVAGMNLEETEDTARYLLEIRRELGLAMILVEHDMRLVMDLADRVLALDFGVAIGTGTPEEIQHDPRVIDAYLGGAA; translated from the coding sequence ATGGAGCGCGTGACCGCCGAGGGGCCGCTGCTCGAGGCGCGGGAGCTGACCCTGCGCTTCGGCGGGGTCACCGCGCTCGACGGGGTGAGCTTCGAGGTCGCCCGCGGCGAGCTGTTCGCCGTGATCGGCCCGAACGGCGCGGGGAAGACCTCGATCTTCAACTGCCTCGGCGGGGTGTACCGCCCGCAGCACGGCACGATCACCCTGGAGGGCAACGGGCTCACCGGCCGCGCCCCGGCCGCGGTCGCCGCCATGGGGGTGGCGCGCACCTTCCAGAACCTCGGCCTGTTCCGGCATCTCACCCTGATCGACAACCTGATGCTCGGCAGGCATCACCTGATGCGCACCGGCTTCGTGTCCGGAATGGTGTGGTGGGGGAAGGCGAAGCGGGAGGAGATCAGCCACCGCGCCGCGGTGGAGGAGATCGTCGAACTACTCGAGCTGGAGCCCTACCGCTCGACACCGGCCGGGTTGCTGCCCTACGGCGTCGCCAAACGCGCCGAGCTCGGCCGGGCGCTGGCGATGGAGCCGAAACTGCTGCTGCTGGACGAGCCGGTCGCCGGGATGAACCTGGAGGAGACCGAGGACACCGCCCGGTACCTGCTGGAGATCCGGCGGGAGCTGGGGCTGGCGATGATCCTGGTGGAACACGACATGAGGCTGGTGATGGACCTCGCCGACCGGGTGCTGGCGCTGGACTTCGGGGTGGCCATCGGTACCGGGACGCCCGAGGAGATCCAGCACGACCCGCGGGTGATCGACGCCTACCTCGGCGGTGCCGCATGA